TGCTTGGGGATTGTTTGTAATTAGAGTACGCGGAGTTTCTAAACCAAGCGATCGCGCAATTTGTAATTGTAACTGCTTGTGTTCTGCACGGCGAATATGGGACACGGAGTCAAGGTGAAAAACATTGAGACTGGCAATTGCCCCCAAAATTGTAGCTTGCGACTCTTGAACTGAGGCTTGGCGTAGTTGAGTATCCATCGTTGTGGGAATCCTTGCACCCATGCGAATGCGTCGATACCAAACTGCGGAGACATCTTGTAAATTGAGTTGGTTTGCACCATCAATTAGTACGAACCTTTCCGTTCCCAGTCCGAAATAAATCTCTAACTGTGTCTGCGTCGGAAAGCGATCGGTATCAAAGCGAAATGCCTTTCCACCTTGAGCTGCGATCGCATCCATAACTAAGGAAATACCCTCATGATCTCGACTATGAGTCACGATCAAAACTGTCATATTGTTATACTCCAATTTGCGATCGCTAACTCGTAATTCGTAGCTGTTACTCTCTACAGCATGACTTGATAATTATTTTCTATCATTAAGCTAAGTGCTTGTACTTAGAGTTAATAAATTACGAATTACGGCTTACAAATTATTTCTTGTAATAATCAGAGATTGATGGAAACTTTGGAAACTCAGGCATAGATGGCATTTTGGGTACATCGATCGATGGGAATTCATAACCTTTATTACCACCGTCAACGTCAACGTCAGATGGATATGCTAGCGTTGTTGCATATTCGTTACCACCACTCACAGATGCCATTTCTGCTTCTGAAAGTTCTGCTCCAAATTGTCCTTCTAGAAAGTGGGCGAAAAAAGGAATTGGTGAATTTAAATTTCGTGAATTCATGTCAGACATAGGTTTTATTTACCTCCGATTGTTTAATTCAAGTTACAGTAATAGCTCAGCAAACTCTTATCAAAAGAATTTAGAATTATAGTCGTAGAACTATGAATGACAAACCCCACAGACAAATCTACGGGGCTGAAAACAGAAAAATCTAATTTTTTCACGCCTTATATGGGTTTGAAAGCATTCAACTTATTCTGAATTTCAAATTCTAAATTTTTAAGTTGTATTGCTAAGCTTTAGTTAGCAACCTATACTCACCACTTCATCCAGCAGTATAGAGGTTACGCACACCTTTACAAAAATTTATTTAGGGTATACAAAAACGCATGGGTATGGTCGGATATCAGATATTGTCAAGGGCGGGTTTTGACCAAAGATTTCTTGCCGTCAGCCGTAAATCTTTTGCTAAACCCGCCCGTACAAGAGTCAGGAGCCGATTGGTAATTGCCCCCAGCCCCCTCAGCTCCCTCAGCTTCCCCAGCTCTCTTCTCTAGGGTACTTCAATCGGAATCAAAGCATTCTCAGGTAAATACTGCTGGAATCTACCCTCGTCCGCCAATACTAAAACTAAGCGTAAAGGGTAATCAGGTGGCATTTGCAGATCTGCCCAAGGAACTGCGACTTCTAAACAACGCTCCAACGCTACTTGAGCGCGACTGGCGCGGGGATGCCATTGATAGTGTTCTCCCGCCTCTTGAAAGTGAACCGATTGTGTCAGTAAGTTAACTTCCAAGCGATGGTGAAACATATAGTTCATTGGCGATTGCTCTGGCAAGTCTACCAAAGGTGCGGGGCTGTTATGCATGGTGCGATCGGGATAGAACCAGAGTAAATTGAGTTCTGGTGGCAAGTCCTGACCTGGCTTTGCTCCTGTTTTGAAATCTAATCTGAGATAGAAATTTAGGTGATCTACCCCATACCAAATGCGCTGTACCGTGCTGCTTTGATGCATCGTTCCCCGCGCTCCCCCAACTTCTAAGCGTCCGGCTTTGTCCCAGTCTTGCTCGTCGCCCATGCCATCAATATTAGGATGAATGAAGCTTTGGGGGCGATGGTCGGCTGGAGCAGCATGAATTTCCACCGGACGCAACAGCACTGGAGGAACGGGTTGATTTAAGGCTTGATAAATACCACACAAATGCTCTCGAAATAACTGGTCGAAGATAGCATCGTGATTGGAGGAATGACCTTCACCAAACCACCAAAACCAATCGGAACCCTCAGCAGCGTACAAAGCTTCCCAAACTTCGGGGTTATTCTCTTCTGTCGCCTCTGGATGCTGTGCCAATACCTCTCTCGCTGCTGCTAGCAAGTCCCAAGCTCGATTTTTTGCCGGGTCGCCAATCCAAGTGGTAAAGCTGCCATCTACCCAGGAACCGCTGTGTAATTTCTCACCTGGAATTGTTGCAGTTGGGGGAAAAGCGTCGATAAATTCCGAGACGGTGACGAGTTTGATATGAGGATGGTTGCTGAGAGTTTGATATAAGTTTTCTAAGAAGGGTTTGCCATCTTGAGGATAGTATTCCCAGCAGTTTTCTCCATCTAATGCAATCGTGACGAGCCAAGGTTGTTCTAAGCTAGTCCGATCTCCTTCTTGGTGATGTTTGAGCTGATGGGCGATCGACTCCAAATGTCCCACCAAATCTGCTGCGGCGCGTTTAGGTGGCATCGACCCATAGGTAAAACCAATTAAATCAGACAGTCGATGATCGCGAAAGACAATAGATAAATCTCCCGCTGCTGTCTGCAAGCGATAGGGACGGTATAACAATTCTGGTTCGATGACATTTCCCGCCCCGTCACGGTGGAAAAAGTGCTTGAGCGTCCACCCTAAAACGGCTTCATCAGAGACGATCCAATTAAATCCTTGCTTGATAATATAGGGGAGAATTTCAGGGCTGACAGACTGTTCGGAGGGCCACAAACCCCTGGGTACTTGTCCAAAGCGGTCTTCGTATAACTCCCATGCTTTTTGCAAGTGACGCGGAATATCTTCTGCCCACTGAAAGCGGTAGTTAGGCAGATCCATATTCGGTACGGCAACCCGACCGGAGTTAGTATCGGCAAGTAAAGGCAGAATTGGATGAGTATAAGGCGAGGTAGTAACTTCTAATTGCCCCGTTTTTTGCATGTGGCGATGTTGGGGGACAATCCGACTGATAATTTCCCTTTGTTTAGAATAAATCCGCTGGCGATCGCTTAAAGTAAAACCCCGACCTTGCTGCAACCATTGAGCAATTTCGGGGTCGTCCCAAAAAATTGGATCGATCCAAACTAAATTATGCCAAGCCAGTAGATCGCCGTAATCTTCCTTCTGCCAATTGTCTAAACACCAAGCTGCACCGCGTTCCTGCCGTTGATGGTACAACTCTGCATAACGGGGGTGGGGATCGATCAGGGTATGATGGTTGGCATCAAAAAAGTTAGCAATAATAAATTGTTGCTGCTCCCTTTGCAGTTGCTCTGTAGGTGTCAAGCTAACTGTCAGATATGGATCGAAAGCAGTCCCAGCAATGTAATCTTCTAGTTGCAGAATCAGAGAAGGAACGAGGTTAACCGTTTGATGTAACTTAGGATAACGCTCTAGAATTAACACCAAATCCAGATAGTCTTTTGTCCCGTGCAACCTGACCCACGGCAAGCGATACTGATTGGATGTAGAAGCAGAACTGCGATCGCGACTTTTATACAGTGGTTGGTGCTGATGCCAGACGAATGCAACGTATAAAGGATGGGGCATAGGTATCGATCGGTAGTTGGTAGTTGGTAGTTGGTAATTGGTAATTGGTAATCGGTGGTAGACGCTACACGGAGTGAAGACAGTCAACCGTCAACCGCGAACTGTCAACCATTAACCCATTACCCATTACCCATTACCCATTACCTCATCGCTAGATTACTTGTTCGACTTCAGCGATTTCGGGGATCATTTCCCGCAAACGGCGCTCGATTCCCATTCTCAGAGTCATGGTAGAACTAGGGCAAGAACCACAAGCTCCTTGTAACCGCAACCGCACGATTGGACCGTCGAGTTCGACGAGTTCTACGTTGCCACCATCTGACATCAGATAGGGGCGCATTTCATCCAAAACTGTTTCTACATTATCTGTTGTAAGTTCCATAGAATTAGACCTTTGTTTAACAAACTTGCTAAAACGATCCTAGCTCTAGTCAGTTGTCAGTTATCAGTTGTCACAGAAGAAAGGTAACAGGGAACAGTAACTAATTACCAACTACCAACTACCAACTACCAACTAAACAGCAACAGCCTCTAGTAGTTTGATATTAGAGAAGTTAAACTCAGTTTTAATTCGTTCTTGTTGCTGATAGTCTTCTACGGTTTGCTTGGTCATGACGTAATAGTCACCAAATTTTTCGTAAAAGTCTTGAAACTTTAATACCTTGATGACTTCGTTAGTTTGGGGATTGCGGAACACCGCATCGTAGCGACTAGCTACGTACCCTCCGCCTGTATCTAAGCTATCGTGAGTATCGATGACAAAAGCCATGCGACCCATAACGCGGCTGACTTGGCAAATCTCCGTACCGCGCACTTTATAGTTAGAACCCATAGCATCGCCTTTGACCAGGATTTCTACTGCGCCACTGTCATCGAGTTTACCGAGGCTAAACTCATTTTTGCCGTGAGACTGCTCGAATTGCGATCGCTTGCGGTGAGTAACAATATCTCGTAGCTGCGTATAAACGCTTTCTTGTACTTTTTCGTCTTCTATGCCTGTAACTTCTACGCTCAAATCGCGATTTATCCGAATTCTACCCGTGTAGACTTCATTACCTTGCGTCAATTGCACGTCTGCGCTGTAACCAGGAAAGTTTTCATCCCAGGTATAGCGGTTTTCATAAGCCGTCTTGAATAAGTCTCGCGCACTTGTTTGCTCTGTCATGGCATTGTTGTGACTTCACCTTTTACAGTGTAGTCCGAATGAGGAGTGAGGAGCGAGGGAAAGAGAGTAGTGCGTGGTGTGTGGTGTGGTGCGGTGTGGTGCGTGATAAAAGGGTGTAGGGTGTGGAGATTGTAAATTTCTTTCTCTCTAACTCCTCACTCCTCGCTCCTCACCCCTCACTCCCCATCTCCCAGTCCTAATACCATCAACGGCTCTTGATACAAAGGGACTGTAAAGGTAACTGTGGAACCGAGTCCCTCACCCATACTGTAAAAATTGACCGTTCCCCCCATAGCTTCAACTAGCTTTTGGGATATTGTTAATCCCAAACCAGTACCACCATACTGCCGCGTGCGAGAGCCGTCTACTTGGCTAAAGGATTGAAATAGTTTATCTTGCTTATCTAAAGAAACACCAATGCCCGTATCGGCAACACGAACTTTCACCATTCCCGGTAGGACTTGATTTTGAAAAATGGTTTTTTTCCGGGTGATATCCGCACTAATGGTGACTCCGCCTTCATGGGTAAATTTGATCGCGTTCCCGACCAAATTTAGCATCACTTGCAATAGCCTTTGGTAATTACCTAAGACAATAATTTCATCTGCCGTAGGTGGTAATTGGATCTGCAAACTTAAATTTTTCTGCTCGGCTTGGGTTCTGGTAAAGTCTTCGAGATCGCTAAATAGCTCGTTGAGTCTAACTTGACCTAACTCCAAATCCATTTTGCCTGCTTCAATTTTGGCAATATCTAGAATGTCGTTAATGATATTGAGCAGGTGCAAGCCAGAGCGATAGGCTTCTTGGATAAATTCTTCCTGTTCTTCAGGATCGTCTGCCATCCCCTCCAGCACTAACTTTAAAAATCCCAGCATTCCATTGAGCGGCGTGCGGAGTTCGTGGGAAGTGTTAGCGAGAAATTCGCTTTTAAGGCGAGAGGCTTCTTCTGCTTGTTGGCGAGCTTCTTCTAGCTGCTTGTAGAGAGTAGCATGGGCGATCGCCGTACCAATTTGATCGGCTAAATCTCGGACTAACTCGATTTCTTCCGTCGTCCACTGGCGTAAGCGAGGGATCGGATGCAACATCGAATTACTGTGAGTCTGTGGTTGAAGGCTGCGTTCGCAATGCTGCAAGCAAATTAAGCCGTTAGGCTTATCGCGATCGACCGTTGCTAATAGTAAGATTGATTGTTGAAACTGGGGATTTTCTGTCTTTTCGATCGCCACAGGTGCAAGAGTCTCTAAAGCCTGACAGTAACCTGGTTCGTGCATGATATCAATTGATTGACCCAGCATCGATCGCACTGCCATTTGGCGATACTCAGCTACCACTTGTAAATGGAGATCTTCCGGTCTATACGAGCAGATAATACAATGACTGACACCCAAGGCTTGACCCAAACTTTCTACAGTTTGCTGCCAAATTGTATTTAGATCTAACGTGCGGCGGATGTTACGCGCAATTTGACTGAGAAGCTTTTTAGACGAAACTGAACCGAGCGATCCCATTGCCGTAGTCGCCAATTCCGAATAGACATCGGCTACCACTTCGTTGTCTATTTCTTCTAAGTGTCGCCCTATGACTAAAACAGAAGTAGCCGATCCCGTTGCGGGTAAAATTGGGCTAATTGCCAACTCAAATCCAAACAATTTTTGTCCGTAGCGAAATACACAGTGACAGCGTTCGGGAACAAGACTTTCCAAAATCCTTTGCACCCGTCTTAAGTAGGGAGTTGGATCTAAAGGTCCAAATGTCTGTTCTAAAGATTGTCCTACAATCCGCTCTTGCTGCAAACCTACACTATCGGCTTGTTGCCATGAGAAATAAAGATAGCAACCCGAGCTATCCTGTACGTAGGCTAATTCAGCTCCTAGAGATGATAGAGAGCCGCTGGAATTCATACCAAATGACTCGAATGAAGATGTGAAAGCTGGCTGATGGGAATCTGTATTAGCACTCATTACTAAAGATAGTTCGACACAGCGCAAGTCGAATGACTCGACAAACATTTGCTTCGAGTTTGGCACAAAACCTGATAGATTGGGAATTTTGCTTGGTGTCGCCAGCAATCTACCAAGCACTCTAGTCAAGAGAGCGTTACCAAGTTAGATGAAAACTGTTAATCGTTCCACTCACCGCGCGGTGGTACGGGTGTACGAGGGATCGTACGGGTTAGTTCATCATCTCGCTGCGTTTCACCGCGCAACCATTGACGGATCGCGACTTCAATCACTTTACTCGGATCGTTAGTTAAATGCTGAATTTGATCGACGAGTTCCGAATCTAAATGAATAGAGAGTTTTACCTTGTCGAGGTTTGCGTCTGATGTATCGATGTTGTCATTCATAAGCGCTAAACGGTAATTGATTTAGCAAACGTAACTTTTGCCATGCTTGGCTTGCAGCTCTTCCTGCGCAGCTATCTAAACTAGAACAGGACTTTTGCGGCGCTACTCAATGGCGATCGCGTCCGAATAGGTCTATTGTAAGCGCGATCGGCGACCAGTTAGCAGTGACTAGTGGCTGGTGACTAGTGACTAGATGAAGAATCCTACTACTAGCTGCAACGACACACAAGGTTAGTTCAAGATGATGCTTGTCAAATGCTTTTGGGCAGAGGGTCGAGTTTGGCTAACGTCATGTGTCAATCCAACTAGCCGCCAGCCACTAGCCACTTCCTACTCCCTCAATAAAAGATTAAAATGCGTTAAGTACGATCGCTATTTGCTTGCTGCTAAATCGTAAAAAATATGACAGATGTTTCCGCCGAACGCATTCGTAATTTTTCTATTATCGCTCACATCGATCATGGGAAATCAACACTAGCCGATCGCTTGTTGCTGACAACTGGTACGGTTGCGGAACGGGTGATGAAGCAGCAGTTTCTTGACAATATGGAGTTAGAACGAGAGCGCGGCATTACGATTAAGTTACAAGCGGCTCGGATGAACTATCAAGCAAAGGACGGAGAAGCTTACGTCCTGAATTTAATTGATACCCCAGGACACGTTGACTTTTCTTATGAAGTGTCTCGCTCTTTAGCAGCGTGTGAGGGAGCATTATTAGTTGTCGATGCTTCCCAAGGAGTAGAGGCGCAAACTCTAGCAAATGTCTACTTAGCCTTGGAGCATGACTTAGAAATCATTCCCGTATTGAATAAAATTGACTTGCCAGGGGCAGAACCAGAACGGGTGATTGAGGAGATCGAACAAATTATTGGCTTAGATTGCAGCAATGCAATTTTAGCATCGGCAAAAGAGGGAATCGGCATTGACGAGATTTTAGAGGCGATCGTCCAGCGCGTACCACCTCCACGTAATACGATTAACGATCCCTTACGGGCGTTAATTTTTGATAGCTACTACGATAGTTACCGAGGCGTAATCGTCTATTTTCGCGTCATGGATGGTACGGTGAAAAAAGGCGATCGCGTCCGTTTGATGGCATCGAAAAAAGAATACGAAATTGACGAATTAGGTGTCCTCTCTCCAAATCAAAAGCAAGTCGAAGAACTGCACGCCGGAGAAGTCGGTTATCTCGCCGCCGCCATTAAAGCTGTAGCCGATGCGCGGGTGGGCGATACAATTACCCTAGCAGCAAAACCAGCAACTCAGGCTTTACCAGGTTACACCGAAGCAAAGCCGATGGTATTTTGCGGGATGTTTCCCACTGACTCAGACGAGTTTGAAAATCTGCGCGATGCTCTGGAAAAGCTGAGGCTTAACGATGCAGCCTTGCAATACGAACCGGAAACCTCAAGCGCGATGGGGTTTGGTTTCCGCTGCGGTTTCTTGGGATTGTTACACATGGAAATCGTCCAAGAACGTTTAGAACGCGAATACGATTTAGATTTGGTAATTACAGCTCCATCGGTAGTTTACAAAGTAGTTACCAACAACGGCGAAGAAATTTATGTTGATAACCCCAGCAAGTTACCAGCACCCAACGAACGGGAAAGCATTGCTGAACCCTACGCTCAAGTAGAAATGATTACGCCAGAATCTTTTGTTGGCACGTTGATGGAGTTGTGTCAAAATCGGCGGGGAATCTTCAAAGATATGAAATATCTTACCCAGGGGCGCACGACATTAACTTATGAATTGCCTTTGGCAGAGGTAGTCACAGACTTTTTCGATCAAATGAAGTCGCGATCGCGCGGATATGCCAGCATGGAATATCATCTGATTGGCTACCGCGAAAATCCCTTAGTCCGCCTAGATCTGATGATCAACGGCGATCCGGTAGACTCTTTAGCAATGATCGTCCATCGTGACAAAGCCTATGGTGTCGGACGCGCGATGGCAGAAAAACTCAAAGAATTAATCCCGCGCCATCAATTTAAAGTCCCCATCCAAGCCGCCATTGGCAGCAAAGTTATCGCCAGCGAACACATTCCCGCACTGCGTAAAGACGTACTCGCCAAATGCTACGGTGGTGACATCAGCCGCAAGAAAAAACTCTTGCAAAAGCAAGCTAAAGGTAAAAAGCGAATGAAAGCCGTCGGTACGGTAGACGTACCCCAAGAAGCATTTATGGCTGTACTAAAATTGGATGGTTCGCAGTAGTGAGTGGCTGGTGGCTAGTGGCTAGTGGAACCAGAATTGCTTCCTTGTCCCCCTTGTCCCCCTTGTCCTCGCGACTCTTCCAGCAGGCGATCGCCAAGAAGATCTAAATTAGTATCAGTATCTTGCCATTTTCCCAGAACCATGAATAAAATCGTCGTCGGTCTTTCTGGTGGAGTTGACAGTTCCACCGCCGCCGCCATTCTACATAACCAAGGATATGATGTCGTTGGTCTGACCCTTTGGCTGATGAAAGGCAAAGGACAATGCTGTTCGGAGGGAATGGTAGATGCTGCGTATATCTGCGAACAATTGGGTATTCCACATCACATTGTCGATATGCGGGAAGTTTTTCAAACCCACATCATCGACTACTTAGTCTCTGGATATAGCGACGGTATTACCCCACTACCCTGTTCGCAGTGCAACAAAACGGTAAAATTCAGCCCTATGTTGCAGTATGCTAGGGAAAAATTGGGTGTAGACAAAATTGCGACGGGACACTACGCTCGAATTACTCACGACCCAACATCGGGACGTTATCAATTGCGACGAGCTGTAGATCGTAATAAGGATCAGTCGTACTTTTTATACGATTTGACCCAAGATGTTTTAGCAGGTGTCGTATTTCCATTAGGCGAAAAACTAAAAGCTGAAACGCGCCAAATCGCCTCCGAATACAATTTGAAAACAGCCGACAAGCCAGAAAGCCAAGACTTGTGCTTGATTGAAAGTCACGGTTCTATGCGGGAGTTTTTGGATAGATACATTGCTCCCAAAAAAGGCGAAATTATCGATGCTACTGGTAAGGTACTCGGACAACACGATGGCGTGCATCATTATACGATTGGGCAGCGCAAGGGTTTGGGAATTGCCGCAGCCGAACCCCTGTACGTGATTGGCTTAGATCCGGTAATGAATCGAGTGATTGTGGGCGATCGCACGACTGCTAACCAGATAGAATGTACCGTTGGGCGGGTAAACTGGGTTTCTATCTCCGAACCCAATGCACCGATTCGCGCTCAAGTCCAAGTGCGGTATCGTTCAACTGCGGTAGATGTGACAGTGGTTCCTTTGGCAAATTCTCGCGTCAAGTTGGTATTTGACGAACCCCAATTTAGCATTACCCCCGGACAAGCTGCTGTTTGGTACGACGGTGATGTTGTCCTGGGTGGTGGAATTATTGAAAAGCCAGCACCGAATTGATTTCGTATACACGTAGGGGCGCACATCTGTGCGCCCCTACAAGTTATATATTTCACCCAATGTAGAGACGTTACATGTAACGTCTCTACAACAACGCCTCCACAAGGATTATCGTTTAGCCAGCTTTTTCGATAGCTTCCGCAGCCGAATCGATTTAGGGGTCACTTCTACTAACTCGTCGGGTCCAATGTACTCTAGAGCGCGTTCTAGGCTCATGTCTACGGGTGCTTGCAACTGGACTAGTTCATCACCGCTAGCAGCACGGTGGTTGGTTAGCTGTTTGGTTTTGCAAACATTCAGTTCTAAGTCTTGCGGGCGGTTATGTTCGCCCACAATCATACCTTTGTAGACTTTAGTACCTGGAGTGATAAAGAATACGCCTCTGTCTTCAGCATTCTTCATGGCGTAGAAGGTGGCTACTCCCTCTTCAAAAGAAATCAGTACGCCGTTGCGACGGGCTTCAATTTCCCCAGAAATAGCACGGTATTCGAGGAAGCTGTGGTTCATAATTCCTTCACCACGAGTCATCCGCATAAACTCACCTCGGAAGCCAACTAATCCACGGGCGGGAATGACGAAATCGAGTTGAGTGCGTCCGTTACCCCCAACTTGCATATCTTGCATTTCACCCCGACGCTGTCCCAGGCGTTCGATACAACTACCTACGGCTTCTTCCGGTACGTCTAACACCAGATATTCAAACGGTTCGCAGGGTTGTCCACTGACTTCGCGATAGATTACCTGTGGCTGAGAAACTTGGAATTCGTAACCTTCACGTCGCATGGTTTCAATTAAGATTCCCAAGTGGAGTTCGCCGCGTCCCGAAACTAAGAATTTATCGGGGGAGTCGGTTTCTTCCACGCGCAGAGCGACGTTAGTTTCCAATTCTCGCATCAAGCGATCGCGTACCTGTCTGGAAGTCACAAAATTTCCTTCTTGTCCGGCAAAGGGCGAGTCGTTGACGGAAAATGTCATTTGTAAGGTCGGCTCGTCCACTTTAATCAGTGGTAATGCCTGGGGTTCGTTAGGACAGGTAATCGTTTCGCCAATATTAGCATCGGCAAATCCGGCGATCGCAATAATGTTACCCGCAGATGCTTCTTCTTGGTCGATCCGTTTTAAACCCTCAAAGCCCATCAATTTTGTGACTTTGCCTTTAACAATTTCCCCCGTGTCGCGGATCAAAGCGGCTTGCTGTCCGACGCGGATCGTACCATTATGGATTTTACCAATCGCAATTCGTCCTACATACTCCGAGTAATCTAGAGTCGTGACCTGCAACTGCAATGGCTTTGCCGGATCGCCTACAGGTGGTGGAACGTGACGTAAAATCGCATCAAATAGGGGCTGCATGTCTACCCCTTCTGCTTCTAAATCTTCTTTGGCATAGCCGCTTAAACCAGAAGCAAATAAATAAGGGAAATCGCACTGGTCATCGTCTGCACCCAGTTCCAAAAACAGATCCAAAACTTTATCAACTGCACCGTGAGGATCTGCCTGGGGTCGGTCAATTTTATTAACCACAACAATCGGGCGCAGTCCCTTTTCTAGGGCTTTTTTCAGCACGAAGCGCGTTTGCGGCATCGGTCCTTCGTTGGCATCTACAATCAAGATACAACCGTCAACCATGCCCAAAACTCGTTCGACTTCGCCGCCAAAGTCAGCGTGACCGGGAGTATCGACAATGTTGATCAGCGTTTCTTTGTAGCGCACCGCTGTATTTTTTGACAAGATGGTAATGCCTCGCTCTCGTTCCAAGGCATTTGAGTCCATCACGCAATCAGGTACGTCTTCCCCTTCGCGGAAGATGCCAGATTGTCTCAGGAGGGCATCAACGAGAGTAGTTTTGCCGTGATCGACGTGGGCGATAATGGCGACGTTGCGAATGGGGAGCGTCATAAGGGCGTTCCAGAGTTTTGTATAGGATAATTAAGCTGATACAGTGTTAGCAGCCTTTAGCAGAATTGAGTCAATAATAGCAATTCTGTAAATATGCCTTAATAATTGTAGCTTATGAGGGGAGTCGGGAGTCGGTACGATCGGATTGTCGATCGCGTTTCCTCAAATACAGTGCGTAATGCTGCTACAGAATCCGAGGGAAGGATTTGTTCGATTACCTGCAAGATTTGCTTCCATTGGTCTAACTCAGTCTGGGAAGCTGCTTGCTGCAATTTTTGCTGGTAGAATGCTTCCCAAAATTGGGGGGCTTGTTTTTTGTGCTTGGCAAACCGCTTGCGCCAGCGAAAGAAATCTTTGTTTGTTGGCGGTTCGACTCCGAGGATCGGAGGTAAATCGGCATAGCTGACAAACGTACTCACGCCTTTACCGACAACGTGGATGACGTAGCGCCAGCAGTCGATTTTGTAGATTTGCTCTGGTTGCAAGTTAAGGCAAAGAGCGATCGCTTCTGTGGTAACAAATCGCGCTAAAGGATGAATATACTTTGCTTGCGTGTTTTCTGTTGCTATCATATTAATGAATTCTCACTTTGTAGTGAAAAATCTCTACTCCTGGTAGCGATTTTCTACTTTGTGGGTTGTATTTTGACAAAGCGGTCGTCACAGTTTGCCAGACCAGGGCGATCGCTTTTAATAGATTTAAGTATTATAGAACGCTTCAGCTGACAAGTCAACGGCATGTCAACAAACGGATTAGTCAGGTTAAAAATTAGAGAATTTGCTGCTAAAGAAGGGTGGACGCTAAAAGAAGTTTCCGACCGATCGGGAGTAGCTTACGGTACAGTGAAAACTTATGCTGCTTCTCCTGGAATGGCAATGGCAGATATTAACGCATTGCGGAAGTTAGCGCAGACTTTTGACGTGATCATCGAAGACTTACTAGAAGTCGTAAAAGAATAGGCGATCGTTAATCTTAACTGACTGCAAAATCGAATTACCTATAGTGAATGACTCAACTACCGCAATTACATTGCTCGATATGCAGTACATACATTTGCAGATAGATTTAAAGGATACAATTTGAATCTATCAAAAATACATTGTTATGAATAATACTAAAGAATTTTACGTTATCATTGAACGGGATGAAGATGGATATTATGTAGGAGAAGTTCCTCAGCTTAAAGCCTGTTACAGCCAAAGCGAAACTATTGACGAGCTAATAGCAAATATTAAAGAAGTCAT
This window of the Chroococcidiopsis thermalis PCC 7203 genome carries:
- the lepA gene encoding translation elongation factor 4, giving the protein MTDVSAERIRNFSIIAHIDHGKSTLADRLLLTTGTVAERVMKQQFLDNMELERERGITIKLQAARMNYQAKDGEAYVLNLIDTPGHVDFSYEVSRSLAACEGALLVVDASQGVEAQTLANVYLALEHDLEIIPVLNKIDLPGAEPERVIEEIEQIIGLDCSNAILASAKEGIGIDEILEAIVQRVPPPRNTINDPLRALIFDSYYDSYRGVIVYFRVMDGTVKKGDRVRLMASKKEYEIDELGVLSPNQKQVEELHAGEVGYLAAAIKAVADARVGDTITLAAKPATQALPGYTEAKPMVFCGMFPTDSDEFENLRDALEKLRLNDAALQYEPETSSAMGFGFRCGFLGLLHMEIVQERLEREYDLDLVITAPSVVYKVVTNNGEEIYVDNPSKLPAPNERESIAEPYAQVEMITPESFVGTLMELCQNRRGIFKDMKYLTQGRTTLTYELPLAEVVTDFFDQMKSRSRGYASMEYHLIGYRENPLVRLDLMINGDPVDSLAMIVHRDKAYGVGRAMAEKLKELIPRHQFKVPIQAAIGSKVIASEHIPALRKDVLAKCYGGDISRKKKLLQKQAKGKKRMKAVGTVDVPQEAFMAVLKLDGSQ
- the mnmA gene encoding tRNA 2-thiouridine(34) synthase MnmA, with amino-acid sequence MNKIVVGLSGGVDSSTAAAILHNQGYDVVGLTLWLMKGKGQCCSEGMVDAAYICEQLGIPHHIVDMREVFQTHIIDYLVSGYSDGITPLPCSQCNKTVKFSPMLQYAREKLGVDKIATGHYARITHDPTSGRYQLRRAVDRNKDQSYFLYDLTQDVLAGVVFPLGEKLKAETRQIASEYNLKTADKPESQDLCLIESHGSMREFLDRYIAPKKGEIIDATGKVLGQHDGVHHYTIGQRKGLGIAAAEPLYVIGLDPVMNRVIVGDRTTANQIECTVGRVNWVSISEPNAPIRAQVQVRYRSTAVDVTVVPLANSRVKLVFDEPQFSITPGQAAVWYDGDVVLGGGIIEKPAPN
- the typA gene encoding translational GTPase TypA, with amino-acid sequence MTLPIRNVAIIAHVDHGKTTLVDALLRQSGIFREGEDVPDCVMDSNALERERGITILSKNTAVRYKETLINIVDTPGHADFGGEVERVLGMVDGCILIVDANEGPMPQTRFVLKKALEKGLRPIVVVNKIDRPQADPHGAVDKVLDLFLELGADDDQCDFPYLFASGLSGYAKEDLEAEGVDMQPLFDAILRHVPPPVGDPAKPLQLQVTTLDYSEYVGRIAIGKIHNGTIRVGQQAALIRDTGEIVKGKVTKLMGFEGLKRIDQEEASAGNIIAIAGFADANIGETITCPNEPQALPLIKVDEPTLQMTFSVNDSPFAGQEGNFVTSRQVRDRLMRELETNVALRVEETDSPDKFLVSGRGELHLGILIETMRREGYEFQVSQPQVIYREVSGQPCEPFEYLVLDVPEEAVGSCIERLGQRRGEMQDMQVGGNGRTQLDFVIPARGLVGFRGEFMRMTRGEGIMNHSFLEYRAISGEIEARRNGVLISFEEGVATFYAMKNAEDRGVFFITPGTKVYKGMIVGEHNRPQDLELNVCKTKQLTNHRAASGDELVQLQAPVDMSLERALEYIGPDELVEVTPKSIRLRKLSKKLAKR
- a CDS encoding helix-turn-helix domain-containing protein; the encoded protein is MSTNGLVRLKIREFAAKEGWTLKEVSDRSGVAYGTVKTYAASPGMAMADINALRKLAQTFDVIIEDLLEVVKE
- a CDS encoding type II toxin-antitoxin system HicB family antitoxin; the encoded protein is MNNTKEFYVIIERDEDGYYVGEVPQLKACYSQSETIDELIANIKEVIELCLEEEEYENLPEFVGIQKVVK